The genomic interval CCATACTTTGAGGTAGATCCCAAAGTACCTTCAAAATCTGCTCACTGGCGCAATTACAAAAACTCAGGGTATGATCGTGGTCATCTATGTCCAGCAGCCGATCGAGAGTTTAGTAAAGAAGCATTTGAAGAAACTTTTTTAACAAGTAATATCACTCCACAAAGGCATGTTTTTAATGCAGGAGTTTGGAACAGGTTGGAACAGAAGGTTCGGTATTGGGCAAAAAGATATGATGGAGTTTTTGTAATTACAGGAGGTGTTTTAAAAGATAAAGTGGGTGCAATAGGTACAGAAAACGTAACGGTGGCAGAATCTTTTTATAAAATTGTTTACGATCAATCTGGCGGAAATAAAAAAATGATAGCTTTTTTAATGAATCATGCAGCTTCAGAGAAAAGATTGCAATCTTTTGTAACTTCAGTAGATCAAATTGAAACACTTACAGGAATTGATTTTTTTCCAAATTTAGATGATGAAACTGAAAATAAGTTAGAGGCTGCTATAGATTTAACGCACTGGAGGTTTTAAATTGTGACATCATAAAAAAGCGACCCAATTCTATTAGGTCGCTTTTAAAAAAAATTATCCCTTGATCAAACCTCTAGAGATAACAATCTTTTGTATCTCACTTGTTCCTTCATAAATTTGAGTGATTTTTGCATCACGCATTAATCGTTCTACGTGGTATTCTTTTACAAAACCGTTTCCACCGTGTATCTGAACAGCTTCCACACTTTGCTCCATTGCTACCTTAGAAGCATAAAGTTTTGCCATTGCACTAGATTGATCATAGTTATTTCCTTGGTCTTTATCCCAAGCAGCTTTCATTACTAAGTGACGTGCAGCTTCAATTTCTACAAACATATCAGCCAGTTTAAAAGCAATTGCTTGGTGATTGCATATTTCTGTGCCGAATGCTTTACGCTCTTTACTATATTTAAGTGCGAGTTCATAAGCACCAGATGCAATTCCCAAAGCTTGCGCAGCAATCCCAATACGACCTCCAGAAAGTGTTTTCATTGCAAATTTAAATCCAAAACCATCTTCACCTATGCGATTCTCTTTAGGAACTTTTACATCATTAAACTGTAAGGTGTGTGTGTCACTACCACGTATGCCAAGTTTATCTTCTTTAGGACCTACTTCAAAACCTTCCATCCCTTTCTCAACTATAAAAGCATTGATGCCACGATGTCCTTTTTCTCTATCTGTTTGTGCAATTACTAAATATACATCAGAGCGTCCTCCATTTGTGATCCAGTTTTTCGTACCATTAAGTACATAATGATCGCCATTGTCTATCGCAGTAGTAGCCTGCGAAGTCGCGTCAGATCCTGCTTCTGGTTCAGATAAACAAAATGCGCCTACCATCTCACCCGTAGCAAGCTTTGTAAGATATTTTTGTTTTTGTTCTTCAGAGCCATAAGATTCTAGGCCGTAGCATACAAGTGAGTTGTTTACAGAAACAATTACAGAAGCAGAAGCATCCACTTTAGAAAGCTCCTCCATAATAAGTACGTAAGAAATAGCATCCATACCACTACCTCCATATTTTGGGTCTACCATGATACCCAAAAAGCCAAGGTCTCCCATTTTACGTACAAGTTCTGAAGGGAATTGTTGTTTTTCATCGCGTTCAATAACGCCAGGTAATAATTCTGTTTGAGCAAAATCGCGAGCTGCGTCGCGCACCATTATATGTTCTTCTGTTAAGCTAAAATCCATTGTGTATGAAGTATTAAGGATTGTGTAAAAAATCTGTGCAAAGATACTTGTTTCTTGCCTTTTTCTCAATAGATTTAGGGTAATGGAACAAAATAGCTATAACGTTATCGGGGTAATGAGTGGTACAAGCCTAGATGGGATAGATTGTGCTTATGTCCAAATCCTAAAAAAGCCACAATATTCTGCACTCATAGATAAGGCGCAGACATACCCATACACTCAACAATGGAAAGATAAGTTGAGTGCTGCACATACACTCTCAAAAGAAGATCTAACCCACTTAAATGAGGAGTACACACGCTATTTAGGTGAGGTTATAAATACTTTTATTGAAGAATTTAAAATAGAGCATATTGATATAATTTCTTCCCATGGTCACACAATATTACATCAGCCAGAGAGAGGATACACACTTCAAATTGGAAACCTTCAACAATTGGCTGCTCTTACAAGTCAGAAGGTGGTTTGTGATTTTAGAGTGCAAGATGTTGTATTAGGTGGTCAAGGAGCTCCTTTAGTGCCTATAGGTGATGAGTTGTTGTTTAGTCATTACGATTATTGTTTAAATCTAGGAGGCTTTGCAAATGTCTCAACAAAAAGAAAGGATATCAGGATTGCATATGATATTTGCCCTGTAAATGTTGTTCTCAATAAGTATGCACAAAAGCTAGATGCAGAGTACGATGATAATGGCGCTTTCGCGAAAGCGGGAGTGGTTCAAAATCAATTATTAGAAAAATTAAATAGCCTTGCTTTCTATAATTCTGCTCCCCCTAAATCTCTTGGAATAGAATGGGTACATCAATATGTTTTTCCATTATTAGATGCAACCGATCTCACACCCAAGGACTTCCTTGCAACTTTCACAGAGCATATTGCAATCCAGCTTGCTAATCAATTTGAAAAGAATTCTAGCGTTTTTGTGACTGGCGGTGGGGCATACAATAGCTTTTTATTAGAACGATTATCATTTCATAAAGATGTAACTCTTATCGTGCCAGATGCAAGTATGTTAGAGTTCAAAGAGGCGCTAATATTTGCATTATTAGGAGTTTTGAGGTTAGATAATAAAGTCAACATACTTTCTTCTGTTACTGGAGCATCTTTAGATCATTGCTCTGGAGTAATTTACAACTAGTAAACACGAATGTTCTTTCTTAAAGAATTGTTAAGATATAGAGAAGGGGTAGAGGTTTCTTATATTTGTGGGATATTCATTAAATACACATATGAGAGCACTTTTACAACGCTACGAAGATAAATCTCCAGAAATAGTTTTTCATTGGAATGACCCAGAAACCGAAGCAGAAGGTTGGGTAGTTATTAACTCACTACGCGGCGGTGCTGCAGGTGGTGGGACGCGTATGCGTAAAGGTTTAGATATGAACGAAGTGCTTTCGCTTGCAAAGACAATGGAAGTTAAGTTTACCGTATCTGGGCCAGCGATAGGAGGTGCAAAATCTGGAATTAATTTTGACCCTAAAGACCCACGTAAAAAGGGAGTTTTAGAAAGATGGTATAAAGCAGTGTCACCATTATTAAAAAATTATTATGGAACTGGTGGAGATCTAAATGTAGATGAAATACACGAAGTAATCCCAATTACTGAGGAGAGTGGTGTATGGCATCCTCAAGAGGGTGTTTTTACTGGTCATTTTCAACCTACAGAGGCAGACAAGATAAATAGAATAGGACAGTTGCGTCAAGGTGTGATTAAGGTCATAGAAAACCCTTTGTTTTCGCCAGATGTCACTCGTAAATATACAGTAGCAGATATGATTACTGGATATGGCGTAGCCGAAGCTGTACGTC from Dokdonia sp. Hel_I_53 carries:
- a CDS encoding DNA/RNA non-specific endonuclease, encoding MKRKYLYPLLVALFTLGWYAFEQYANRALDAPLIEEGKKPKVTTNTYFLPSSTTDQVIHHHYYSLSYSEPDEQAEWVAYELKKNQVVNADFKRPYFEVDPKVPSKSAHWRNYKNSGYDRGHLCPAADREFSKEAFEETFLTSNITPQRHVFNAGVWNRLEQKVRYWAKRYDGVFVITGGVLKDKVGAIGTENVTVAESFYKIVYDQSGGNKKMIAFLMNHAASEKRLQSFVTSVDQIETLTGIDFFPNLDDETENKLEAAIDLTHWRF
- a CDS encoding acyl-CoA dehydrogenase; translated protein: MDFSLTEEHIMVRDAARDFAQTELLPGVIERDEKQQFPSELVRKMGDLGFLGIMVDPKYGGSGMDAISYVLIMEELSKVDASASVIVSVNNSLVCYGLESYGSEEQKQKYLTKLATGEMVGAFCLSEPEAGSDATSQATTAIDNGDHYVLNGTKNWITNGGRSDVYLVIAQTDREKGHRGINAFIVEKGMEGFEVGPKEDKLGIRGSDTHTLQFNDVKVPKENRIGEDGFGFKFAMKTLSGGRIGIAAQALGIASGAYELALKYSKERKAFGTEICNHQAIAFKLADMFVEIEAARHLVMKAAWDKDQGNNYDQSSAMAKLYASKVAMEQSVEAVQIHGGNGFVKEYHVERLMRDAKITQIYEGTSEIQKIVISRGLIKG
- a CDS encoding anhydro-N-acetylmuramic acid kinase, whose translation is MEQNSYNVIGVMSGTSLDGIDCAYVQILKKPQYSALIDKAQTYPYTQQWKDKLSAAHTLSKEDLTHLNEEYTRYLGEVINTFIEEFKIEHIDIISSHGHTILHQPERGYTLQIGNLQQLAALTSQKVVCDFRVQDVVLGGQGAPLVPIGDELLFSHYDYCLNLGGFANVSTKRKDIRIAYDICPVNVVLNKYAQKLDAEYDDNGAFAKAGVVQNQLLEKLNSLAFYNSAPPKSLGIEWVHQYVFPLLDATDLTPKDFLATFTEHIAIQLANQFEKNSSVFVTGGGAYNSFLLERLSFHKDVTLIVPDASMLEFKEALIFALLGVLRLDNKVNILSSVTGASLDHCSGVIYN